CAGGGCCAGGCCGAGGCCGCGGTTGGCGCCGGTGACGAAAGCGACGGAGTCTTTGATTTTCATGATGGTTTCCTTTGTGTCAGTTGAAATAATGAACAGCAAGATGGATAGCGGTTGGTGCAAATAGAGCATTGAAATCAGTGGGCATCGGCGGACGGCGCCTTGGGCGGCGCTATCTTGCGCATCAGCGGCACCATCGCGGTGGCGATGATGAAACAGACCATGATCGCCAGGAAGGTATCGGAGAAAGTCAGCGTCAGCGCTTCCCGGTAAGTCAAGTTCCACAGCTGCCGCAGCGCCCCGGCCTCGCCCAGCAGCTGAGCGTTCGGGCTTTGCAGCAGGGCATTGGTGGCGTCGTTGCTGCGCGTCAGATGTTCGGCCAGGCGGTAGAAATGCAGGTTGGTGCGATCGTTGAGAATGGTGGCGCAGACCGCGATGCCGATGGCGCCGCCCAGGTTGCGCATCAGGTTGAACAGGCCGGAGGCCAGCCGCAGCCGCTCCATCGCCAGCCCGCCCAGCGTCAGCGTGACGATGGGCGGCACCGCGAACTGCTGGCCGATGCCGCGCAGCGCTTGCGGCAGCAGCAGCTCGGCGCCGCTCCAGTCGTGCGTGATCGGCGAGAACTGCCACATCGACAGCGTAAAGCAGGCCAGCCCGAACATCATCAGCCAGCGCAGGTCGATGCGGTTGGCGCAGAAGGCGTACAGCGGGATCGAGAGGATCTGGAACACGCCGGTGGAAAATACCGCCTTGCCGATCTGCAGCGCACTATAGCCCTGCACTCGGCCCAGGAATACCGGGGTCAGGTAGATGGTGGCGAAAATCCCGACCCCGGTGATGAAGGAAAAGAAGCAGCCGAGTGCGAAGTTGCGGTCCTTGAGCGCACGCAGGTCGACCACCGGATGGGCATAAGCGAGGCTGCGCCAGACGAACAGCACGCTGGCGATGGCGGAAATCCAGGCGGTCGTGAAGATCACCGGGTCGCTCAGCCAGTCCAGGCGCGGTCCTTCTTCCAGCGTGTATTCCAGGCAGCCGAGGAACAGGGCCATCAGCGCCATGCCCAGGTAATCGGCATTGCGCAGCAGCGACCAGTCGGGGCGGTCGATCTTGACCAGGGCCGGCACCGCCAGGGTGACGAACAGGCCGGGTACGACATTGATGAAGAACAGCCAGTGCCAGGAATAGTTGTCGGTGATCCAGCCGCCGACCGACGGCCCCAGCGTCGGCGACAGCGAGGCGATGGCGCCGATGGTGGCGGCGGCGATGACGCGCTGCGAACCGCTGAAAAACGCAAATGCGGTAGTGAACACCAGCGGGATCATGGAACCGCCGAGGAAACCCTGCAAGGCGCGGAACAGGATCATGCTCTGGATATTCCAGGCTACGGCGCAGAGCAGGCTGGCCAGGGTGAAGCCGGCGGCCGAGATGCAGAACAGCCAGCGCGTCGACATCACGCGCGACAGCCAGCCTGACAGGGGAATCACGATGATCTCGGCGATCAGGTAGCT
The sequence above is a segment of the Collimonas sp. PA-H2 genome. Coding sequences within it:
- a CDS encoding DHA2 family efflux MFS transporter permease subunit; this encodes MNAITAQPLHTPLQLTLPADMSMTAKMFAFASMCVGMFIALIDIQIVSASLREIGGGLSAGADEAVWVQTSYLIAEIIVIPLSGWLSRVMSTRWLFCISAAGFTLASLLCAVAWNIQSMILFRALQGFLGGSMIPLVFTTAFAFFSGSQRVIAAATIGAIASLSPTLGPSVGGWITDNYSWHWLFFINVVPGLFVTLAVPALVKIDRPDWSLLRNADYLGMALMALFLGCLEYTLEEGPRLDWLSDPVIFTTAWISAIASVLFVWRSLAYAHPVVDLRALKDRNFALGCFFSFITGVGIFATIYLTPVFLGRVQGYSALQIGKAVFSTGVFQILSIPLYAFCANRIDLRWLMMFGLACFTLSMWQFSPITHDWSGAELLLPQALRGIGQQFAVPPIVTLTLGGLAMERLRLASGLFNLMRNLGGAIGIAVCATILNDRTNLHFYRLAEHLTRSNDATNALLQSPNAQLLGEAGALRQLWNLTYREALTLTFSDTFLAIMVCFIIATAMVPLMRKIAPPKAPSADAH